One window of Dysidea avara chromosome 11, odDysAvar1.4, whole genome shotgun sequence genomic DNA carries:
- the LOC136238726 gene encoding uncharacterized protein — protein sequence MMAAYKKQTQKKYDDKYIEKIMNKVPEGRLQLLMIAVPKISHCWKEIGIQLHFTREELETIDRGIHPQNVEDCCKEMLLLWKNQTKASADILIYAIKEAGNAAYAEDLKKEVARKVDILDDTYLTNKVARRIAVDWDDVGLHLKIKDNDLSTIKACTNPVGARCKEMLRQWLQRDESDPNKSPTWKNMYRAMMELKMVRAGEQLQDDIIQSASDIN from the exons ATGATGGCTGCTTATAAGAAGCAAACTCAGAAGAAATATGACGACAAATATATTG AGAAAATCATGAACAAAGTTCCAGAAGGTCGACTGCAACTGCTAATGATTGCTGTCCCTAAGATCTCACATTGCTGGAAGGAGATTGGCATTCAACTACATTTTACTAGGGAAGAGTTAGAAACTATTGATAGAGGTATTCACCCACAGAATGTAGAAGACTGCTGCAAAGAAATGTTGCTACTGTGGAAGAACCAAACCAAAGCTAGTGCTGACATTCTTATTTATGCTATAAAAGAGGCAGGGAATGCTGCCTATGCTGAAGATCTTAAAAAAG AGGTGGCCAGAAAAGTAGATATCTTAGATGACACATATCTTACTAACAAAGTGGCAAGGAGGATAGCTGTCGACTGGGATGATGTGGGCCTGCATCTGAAAATTAAGGACAATGATTTAAGCACTATTAAAGCATGCACAAATCCAGTTGGTGCCAGATGCAAAGAAATGTTACGTCAGTGGCTCCAAAGGGATGAGAGTGATCCTAACAAGAGTCCAACTTGGAAAAATATGTATAGGGCCATGATGGAACTGAAGATGGTAAGAGCAGGTGAACAGTTGCAAGATGACATTATCCAGAGTGCTTCAGATATTAATTAA
- the LOC136238725 gene encoding glycylpeptide N-tetradecanoyltransferase-like isoform X1 — MEAKNSKAGIPQKGSDHPQLKYLYRHVRGSIATKWKDIGVELLEQKDVEKLNVIKRNNAGDCIECCGEMLELWLHKQPKATWNQLIEALKAPGIELDDVASEIEGIFESSTKESSCTKHLEPVLSPSSSQVALTFSPDQDIDYAFTKLSAAIKMMIQHSQFGILQDACIETATSPKSFISSGVVSKIEEANTFKALCTTLTKSHYWNFLDTRMMEAMVTASMVPAAQQSLENYKKTFFGKELSEVVPHYVPVIPLKSGHTIMMEVLDKDLRKLTINELHKHRFYLETELLETGTDTLAYYKITVGSVIIMWQVHVDHVYQAYTSLNKKQCQLSLQAITHLSIPEAVMWEKIPVLWRGQQMGQIGPIETVDHVRQEPYPLPEGLKWSAINFNSIDEVAKLYGRGNIGDYEHQIQWSISHPCFKDMFFVGIRLASSNELTWAAYCFQSNIRFGEVLLHVVTLEFAGQSFLGQQGDLYGAALMEIIRRANLSGIPQAMLGNASPLVIRPVVVLTQWGYYFSDPSYPPLPYNSPRTHGLRKMTLGDVSKALTLTNQYASQFEIGQVFQSEKEFLHYVICPSLPGRVITYVVEDPITASITDLFTFKLENFTETQAKAAAVIALVCTSIPARQLITDLLLCAKQEQALVLLTFQFGLGKENFKYLLKQINRLYYIHICNYKYPEVDEENFCVFTVI; from the exons GTTCAGATCATCCTCAACTGAAGTACCTATACAGACATGTGAGGGGTTCTATTGCTACAAAATGGAAAGATATTGGAGTAGAATTGTTAGAACAAAAAGATGTTGAGAAATTAAATGTAATCAAGAGAAACAATGCTGGAGATTGTATTGAATGTTGTGGAGAGATGTTGGAGTTATGGCTTCACAAACAACCTAAGGCTACTTGGAACCAGTTGATAGAAGCTCTAAAGGCTCCTGGTATTGAATTAGATGATGTGGCATCTGAAATTGAGGGAATCTTTGAATCCTCAACTAAAG AGTCATCATGTACTAAACATTTGGAGCCTGTATTGTCCCCATCTTCTTCACAAGTTGCACTAACATTTTCTCCTGATCAAGATATTGACTATGCCTTCACCAAACTGTCTGCTGCTATTAAAATGATGATTCAACACTCACAATTTGGCATACTACAAGATGCTTGCATTGAGACAGCAACTTCACCAAAAAGTTTCATATCAAGTGGTGTTGTATCTAAAATAGAAGAAGCCAATACATTTAAAGCTCTATGTACCACACTGACCAAATCTCATTATTGGAACTTCTTGGACACCAGAATGATGGAGGCTATGGTAACTGCTTCTATGGTACCAGCTGCACAACAGTCATTGGAgaattacaagaaaacattttttGGCAAGGAACTCAGTGAAGTGGTACCTCATTATGTTCCAGTGATACCCTTAAAGTCAGGTCACACTATCATGATGGAAGTTCTTGATAAAGATCTAAGGAAGCTTACCATCAATGAACTACACAAACACCGTTTCTACCTAGAAACTGAACTACTTGAAACTGGTACAGACACACTAGCATACTACAAAATCACAGTGGGATCAGTGATAATTATGTGGCAAGTTCATGTTGATCATGTTTATCAAGCGTACACATCATTGAACAAGAAACAATGTCAACTGTCATTACAGGCAATAACTCACTTGTCAATTCCTGAAGCAGTAATGTGGGAAAAGATACCTGTCCTATGGCGTGGACAACAGATGGGGCAGATTGGTCCCATTGAAACAGTAGATCATGTGAGACAAGAACCATATCCCTTGCCTGAAGGACTAAAGTGGTCTGCTATAAATTTTAACAGCATTGATGAGGTAGCAAAACTGTATGGTCGTGGTAATATTGGAGATTATGAGCACCAGATACAGTGGTCTATTTCACATCCTTGTTTTAAAGATATGTTTTTTGTGGGCATTCGATTGGCTTCTAGTAATGAATTAACATGGGCAGCTTACTGCTTTCAGAGTAATATTAGGTTTGGTGAAGTTTTGCTGCATGTTGTGACTCTGGAATTTGCAGGGCAGAGTTTTCTTGGGCAACAAGGTGATCTTTATGGTGCAGCACTCATGGAAATCATTAGGAGGGCCAACCTGAGTGGAATACCTCAAGCCATGTTAGGTAATGCATCACCCCTGGTCATTAGACCTGTAGTTGTTCTTACTCAGTGGGGTTATTACTTCTCTGATCCATCATATCCTCCTCTTCCATACAATTCCCCCAGAACACATGGCTTAAGAAAGATGACATTAGGGGATGTTTCTAAAGCATTAACTCTTACCAACCAGTATGCTTCACAATTTGAGATTGGTCAAGTCTTCCAAAGTGAAAAAGAATTCTTACATTATGTCATTTGTCCATCATTACCTGGCCGTGTTATCACTTATGTTGTAGAGGATCCTATCACTGCTAGTATAACAGATTTGTTTACATTCAAACTAGAAAATTTTACTGAAACGCAAGCAAAGGCAGCTGCAGTAATTGCATTAGTATGCACCAGCATTCCAGCCAGACAACTCATTACTGATTTATTGTTGTGTGCCAAGCAAGAACAAGCCTTGGTACTTCTTACTTTTCAGTTTGGACTTGGAAAAGAGAATTTCAAATATCTGTTAAAGCAGATTAATCGTCTGTACTACATCCACATTTGCAACTACAAATATCCTGAGGTTGATGAAGAAAATTTTTGTGTCTTCACGGTTATTTAG
- the LOC136238725 gene encoding glycylpeptide N-tetradecanoyltransferase-like isoform X2, translating to MLELWLHKQPKATWNQLIEALKAPGIELDDVASEIEGIFESSTKESSCTKHLEPVLSPSSSQVALTFSPDQDIDYAFTKLSAAIKMMIQHSQFGILQDACIETATSPKSFISSGVVSKIEEANTFKALCTTLTKSHYWNFLDTRMMEAMVTASMVPAAQQSLENYKKTFFGKELSEVVPHYVPVIPLKSGHTIMMEVLDKDLRKLTINELHKHRFYLETELLETGTDTLAYYKITVGSVIIMWQVHVDHVYQAYTSLNKKQCQLSLQAITHLSIPEAVMWEKIPVLWRGQQMGQIGPIETVDHVRQEPYPLPEGLKWSAINFNSIDEVAKLYGRGNIGDYEHQIQWSISHPCFKDMFFVGIRLASSNELTWAAYCFQSNIRFGEVLLHVVTLEFAGQSFLGQQGDLYGAALMEIIRRANLSGIPQAMLGNASPLVIRPVVVLTQWGYYFSDPSYPPLPYNSPRTHGLRKMTLGDVSKALTLTNQYASQFEIGQVFQSEKEFLHYVICPSLPGRVITYVVEDPITASITDLFTFKLENFTETQAKAAAVIALVCTSIPARQLITDLLLCAKQEQALVLLTFQFGLGKENFKYLLKQINRLYYIHICNYKYPEVDEENFCVFTVI from the exons ATGTTGGAGTTATGGCTTCACAAACAACCTAAGGCTACTTGGAACCAGTTGATAGAAGCTCTAAAGGCTCCTGGTATTGAATTAGATGATGTGGCATCTGAAATTGAGGGAATCTTTGAATCCTCAACTAAAG AGTCATCATGTACTAAACATTTGGAGCCTGTATTGTCCCCATCTTCTTCACAAGTTGCACTAACATTTTCTCCTGATCAAGATATTGACTATGCCTTCACCAAACTGTCTGCTGCTATTAAAATGATGATTCAACACTCACAATTTGGCATACTACAAGATGCTTGCATTGAGACAGCAACTTCACCAAAAAGTTTCATATCAAGTGGTGTTGTATCTAAAATAGAAGAAGCCAATACATTTAAAGCTCTATGTACCACACTGACCAAATCTCATTATTGGAACTTCTTGGACACCAGAATGATGGAGGCTATGGTAACTGCTTCTATGGTACCAGCTGCACAACAGTCATTGGAgaattacaagaaaacattttttGGCAAGGAACTCAGTGAAGTGGTACCTCATTATGTTCCAGTGATACCCTTAAAGTCAGGTCACACTATCATGATGGAAGTTCTTGATAAAGATCTAAGGAAGCTTACCATCAATGAACTACACAAACACCGTTTCTACCTAGAAACTGAACTACTTGAAACTGGTACAGACACACTAGCATACTACAAAATCACAGTGGGATCAGTGATAATTATGTGGCAAGTTCATGTTGATCATGTTTATCAAGCGTACACATCATTGAACAAGAAACAATGTCAACTGTCATTACAGGCAATAACTCACTTGTCAATTCCTGAAGCAGTAATGTGGGAAAAGATACCTGTCCTATGGCGTGGACAACAGATGGGGCAGATTGGTCCCATTGAAACAGTAGATCATGTGAGACAAGAACCATATCCCTTGCCTGAAGGACTAAAGTGGTCTGCTATAAATTTTAACAGCATTGATGAGGTAGCAAAACTGTATGGTCGTGGTAATATTGGAGATTATGAGCACCAGATACAGTGGTCTATTTCACATCCTTGTTTTAAAGATATGTTTTTTGTGGGCATTCGATTGGCTTCTAGTAATGAATTAACATGGGCAGCTTACTGCTTTCAGAGTAATATTAGGTTTGGTGAAGTTTTGCTGCATGTTGTGACTCTGGAATTTGCAGGGCAGAGTTTTCTTGGGCAACAAGGTGATCTTTATGGTGCAGCACTCATGGAAATCATTAGGAGGGCCAACCTGAGTGGAATACCTCAAGCCATGTTAGGTAATGCATCACCCCTGGTCATTAGACCTGTAGTTGTTCTTACTCAGTGGGGTTATTACTTCTCTGATCCATCATATCCTCCTCTTCCATACAATTCCCCCAGAACACATGGCTTAAGAAAGATGACATTAGGGGATGTTTCTAAAGCATTAACTCTTACCAACCAGTATGCTTCACAATTTGAGATTGGTCAAGTCTTCCAAAGTGAAAAAGAATTCTTACATTATGTCATTTGTCCATCATTACCTGGCCGTGTTATCACTTATGTTGTAGAGGATCCTATCACTGCTAGTATAACAGATTTGTTTACATTCAAACTAGAAAATTTTACTGAAACGCAAGCAAAGGCAGCTGCAGTAATTGCATTAGTATGCACCAGCATTCCAGCCAGACAACTCATTACTGATTTATTGTTGTGTGCCAAGCAAGAACAAGCCTTGGTACTTCTTACTTTTCAGTTTGGACTTGGAAAAGAGAATTTCAAATATCTGTTAAAGCAGATTAATCGTCTGTACTACATCCACATTTGCAACTACAAATATCCTGAGGTTGATGAAGAAAATTTTTGTGTCTTCACGGTTATTTAG
- the LOC136238725 gene encoding glycylpeptide N-tetradecanoyltransferase-like isoform X3, which yields MEAKNSKAGIPQKESSCTKHLEPVLSPSSSQVALTFSPDQDIDYAFTKLSAAIKMMIQHSQFGILQDACIETATSPKSFISSGVVSKIEEANTFKALCTTLTKSHYWNFLDTRMMEAMVTASMVPAAQQSLENYKKTFFGKELSEVVPHYVPVIPLKSGHTIMMEVLDKDLRKLTINELHKHRFYLETELLETGTDTLAYYKITVGSVIIMWQVHVDHVYQAYTSLNKKQCQLSLQAITHLSIPEAVMWEKIPVLWRGQQMGQIGPIETVDHVRQEPYPLPEGLKWSAINFNSIDEVAKLYGRGNIGDYEHQIQWSISHPCFKDMFFVGIRLASSNELTWAAYCFQSNIRFGEVLLHVVTLEFAGQSFLGQQGDLYGAALMEIIRRANLSGIPQAMLGNASPLVIRPVVVLTQWGYYFSDPSYPPLPYNSPRTHGLRKMTLGDVSKALTLTNQYASQFEIGQVFQSEKEFLHYVICPSLPGRVITYVVEDPITASITDLFTFKLENFTETQAKAAAVIALVCTSIPARQLITDLLLCAKQEQALVLLTFQFGLGKENFKYLLKQINRLYYIHICNYKYPEVDEENFCVFTVI from the coding sequence AGTCATCATGTACTAAACATTTGGAGCCTGTATTGTCCCCATCTTCTTCACAAGTTGCACTAACATTTTCTCCTGATCAAGATATTGACTATGCCTTCACCAAACTGTCTGCTGCTATTAAAATGATGATTCAACACTCACAATTTGGCATACTACAAGATGCTTGCATTGAGACAGCAACTTCACCAAAAAGTTTCATATCAAGTGGTGTTGTATCTAAAATAGAAGAAGCCAATACATTTAAAGCTCTATGTACCACACTGACCAAATCTCATTATTGGAACTTCTTGGACACCAGAATGATGGAGGCTATGGTAACTGCTTCTATGGTACCAGCTGCACAACAGTCATTGGAgaattacaagaaaacattttttGGCAAGGAACTCAGTGAAGTGGTACCTCATTATGTTCCAGTGATACCCTTAAAGTCAGGTCACACTATCATGATGGAAGTTCTTGATAAAGATCTAAGGAAGCTTACCATCAATGAACTACACAAACACCGTTTCTACCTAGAAACTGAACTACTTGAAACTGGTACAGACACACTAGCATACTACAAAATCACAGTGGGATCAGTGATAATTATGTGGCAAGTTCATGTTGATCATGTTTATCAAGCGTACACATCATTGAACAAGAAACAATGTCAACTGTCATTACAGGCAATAACTCACTTGTCAATTCCTGAAGCAGTAATGTGGGAAAAGATACCTGTCCTATGGCGTGGACAACAGATGGGGCAGATTGGTCCCATTGAAACAGTAGATCATGTGAGACAAGAACCATATCCCTTGCCTGAAGGACTAAAGTGGTCTGCTATAAATTTTAACAGCATTGATGAGGTAGCAAAACTGTATGGTCGTGGTAATATTGGAGATTATGAGCACCAGATACAGTGGTCTATTTCACATCCTTGTTTTAAAGATATGTTTTTTGTGGGCATTCGATTGGCTTCTAGTAATGAATTAACATGGGCAGCTTACTGCTTTCAGAGTAATATTAGGTTTGGTGAAGTTTTGCTGCATGTTGTGACTCTGGAATTTGCAGGGCAGAGTTTTCTTGGGCAACAAGGTGATCTTTATGGTGCAGCACTCATGGAAATCATTAGGAGGGCCAACCTGAGTGGAATACCTCAAGCCATGTTAGGTAATGCATCACCCCTGGTCATTAGACCTGTAGTTGTTCTTACTCAGTGGGGTTATTACTTCTCTGATCCATCATATCCTCCTCTTCCATACAATTCCCCCAGAACACATGGCTTAAGAAAGATGACATTAGGGGATGTTTCTAAAGCATTAACTCTTACCAACCAGTATGCTTCACAATTTGAGATTGGTCAAGTCTTCCAAAGTGAAAAAGAATTCTTACATTATGTCATTTGTCCATCATTACCTGGCCGTGTTATCACTTATGTTGTAGAGGATCCTATCACTGCTAGTATAACAGATTTGTTTACATTCAAACTAGAAAATTTTACTGAAACGCAAGCAAAGGCAGCTGCAGTAATTGCATTAGTATGCACCAGCATTCCAGCCAGACAACTCATTACTGATTTATTGTTGTGTGCCAAGCAAGAACAAGCCTTGGTACTTCTTACTTTTCAGTTTGGACTTGGAAAAGAGAATTTCAAATATCTGTTAAAGCAGATTAATCGTCTGTACTACATCCACATTTGCAACTACAAATATCCTGAGGTTGATGAAGAAAATTTTTGTGTCTTCACGGTTATTTAG